A single genomic interval of Procambarus clarkii isolate CNS0578487 chromosome 61, FALCON_Pclarkii_2.0, whole genome shotgun sequence harbors:
- the LOC123750283 gene encoding zonadhesin-like codes for MTVDLGKMTVDLGKMTVDLGKMTVDLGKMTVDLGKRTVDLGKRTVDLGKMTVDLGKMTVDLGKMTVDLGKMTVDLGKMTVDLGKMTVDLGKRTVDLGKRTVDLGKMTVDLGKMTVDLGKMTVDLGKMTVDLGKMTVDLGKCITETCQLIWTILKEITFITLTHPVSEHSVIPACSTPTS; via the coding sequence ATGACAGTAGACCTAGGCAAGATGACAGTAGACCTAGGCAAGATGACAGTAGACCTAGGCAAGATGACAGTAGACCTAGGCAAGATGACAGTAGACCTAGGCAAGAGGACAGTAGACCTAGGCAAGAGGACAGTAGACCTAGGCAAGATGACAGTAGACCTAGGCAAGATGACAGTAGACCTAGGCAAGATGACAGTAGACCTAGGCAAGATGACAGTAGACCTAGGCAAGATGACAGTAGACCTAGGCAAGATGACAGTAGACCTAGGCAAGAGGACAGTAGACCTAGGCAAGAGGACAGTAGACCTAGGCAAGATGACAGTAGACCTAGGCAAGATGACAGTAGACCTAGGCAAGATGACAGTAGACCTAGGCAAGATGACAGTAGACCTAGGCAAGATGACAGTAGACCTAGGCAAGTGTATAACCGAAACATGTCAGTTAATTTGGACGATACTTAAAGAGATCACATTCATAACACTTacgcatcctgtgagtgaacattctGTCATTCCAGCATGTTCAACACCCACCAGTTAA